The Megasphaera stantonii genome includes a window with the following:
- a CDS encoding PLP-dependent aminotransferase family protein, with protein MTRFSSFAQTLQASDIAELLALTEKPEVISFAGGLPAPELFPIEEMKKVDEAIYNEEGRKAVQYGTTEGYVPLREEICKRMKDKFFVDCKPEDVVVTTGSQQALFILAQILVDKDQTILMESPSYMGAIMAFDPVGPKYTEVPTDDQGIVPEELEKILAADDSIRMIYVIPEFQNPTGITWPVERRKAFMDIVNKYDVVVLEDDPYGEIRYDIEKLPSLKSMDTQGKVVFLGSFSKIFMPGLRLGWIVANPEIIDKFVKFKQAVDLGTSTFGQRQAAYFLKMFDMEAHIAKITALYAKRRDLMYQSMEKYFPEGVTFTYPKGGLFTWVTLPEGMDAKELMPKCLAKDVAYVPGGIFYPNGGNANHFRLNYSNMPEDRIVEGIKRLGDVLKEELAK; from the coding sequence ATGACAAGATTTTCTAGTTTTGCTCAGACGCTGCAGGCGTCCGATATTGCCGAATTATTGGCGTTAACAGAAAAACCGGAAGTAATTTCTTTTGCCGGCGGCTTGCCTGCTCCGGAATTATTTCCGATTGAAGAAATGAAAAAGGTCGACGAAGCCATTTACAATGAAGAAGGCCGTAAAGCCGTGCAGTATGGCACGACGGAAGGTTACGTGCCTCTGCGCGAAGAAATCTGCAAGCGCATGAAGGATAAATTCTTTGTAGACTGCAAGCCTGAAGACGTCGTCGTCACGACAGGTTCGCAGCAGGCGTTGTTTATTCTGGCTCAGATTTTGGTAGACAAGGACCAGACGATTTTGATGGAAAGCCCGTCTTACATGGGCGCTATCATGGCTTTCGACCCTGTCGGACCGAAATATACGGAAGTTCCGACAGATGATCAGGGCATCGTTCCGGAAGAATTGGAAAAGATCTTGGCTGCCGATGATTCTATCCGCATGATTTACGTCATTCCGGAGTTCCAGAACCCGACGGGCATTACCTGGCCTGTAGAACGGCGCAAAGCCTTCATGGATATCGTCAATAAGTACGACGTCGTCGTATTAGAAGACGATCCGTATGGCGAAATCCGCTACGATATCGAAAAGCTGCCGTCTTTGAAATCGATGGATACGCAGGGCAAGGTCGTCTTCCTCGGCTCGTTCTCCAAGATTTTCATGCCGGGCCTGCGCCTGGGCTGGATTGTAGCAAATCCGGAAATTATCGATAAATTCGTAAAATTCAAACAAGCTGTCGACCTCGGCACGTCTACCTTCGGTCAGCGTCAGGCAGCATACTTCCTCAAGATGTTTGACATGGAAGCGCATATCGCTAAAATTACGGCATTGTATGCGAAACGCCGCGATCTCATGTATCAGTCCATGGAAAAATACTTCCCTGAAGGCGTTACCTTTACCTATCCGAAGGGCGGCTTGTTCACCTGGGTTACTCTGCCTGAAGGCATGGATGCGAAGGAATTAATGCCGAAATGCCTGGCGAAGGATGTTGCGTATGTTCCGGGCGGTATTTTCTACCCCAACGGCGGCAATGCTAACCATTTCCGTCTGAACTACTCCAACATGCCGGAAGACCGCATTGTCGAAGGCATCAAACGCTTGGGCGATGTATTGAAGGAAGAATTGGCAAAATAA
- a CDS encoding cold shock domain-containing protein translates to MHGKVKWFSAEKGYGFIEREDGGDVFVHFSAIQEEGFKSLTEGQEVDFEIVDGARGPQAANVVKA, encoded by the coding sequence ATGCACGGAAAAGTAAAATGGTTTAGCGCAGAAAAAGGTTATGGCTTTATTGAAAGAGAAGATGGCGGCGATGTATTCGTACATTTCTCGGCTATCCAGGAAGAAGGCTTCAAATCCTTGACGGAAGGTCAGGAAGTTGACTTCGAAATCGTTGATGGCGCTCGTGGACCTCAGGCTGCTAACGTAGTTAAAGCGTAA
- the recQ gene encoding DNA helicase RecQ has product MARPIDILKRYFGYESFRPGQEEVIDTLLEGRDCLAIMPTGAGKSICFQVPALLLPGITLIVSPLISLMKDQVDSLVNQQIPATYINSQCSFDEAKQRFAAIRAGRIKLVYVSPERLQNEFFSSFMQTMPIAMLIIDEAHCVSQWGHDFRPSYCAVKEWLARLPRRPVVGAFTATATEKVKADMMNLLGLQNERVFIGGFDRPNLYFRVVSPADKTMFILAYLQRHKQDSGIIYAATRKEVERLYGELRRRGVRVGKYHAGMSDEARRKAQDDFTYDNVDVMVATNAFGMGIDKSNVRFVIHYQMPKNLESYYQEAGRAGRDGGPGECILLFSRQDIMIQKYLIEMSVQDPQQQDKEFHMLQRMVQYCEGRHCLRRYILTYFGEEPSWQRCEKCGNCDQETVEEDRTFEVRNICQCVDELKGRFGLTMVCDILKGSQNAKVKRYGFQNKSSFGLLQTYSGPEIRDMVKQAVEDGYLEQSEGKYPVLSLTASGRDVLAGNCQVVQARVVAPPEAEIDLPKRQVKKKASVIDEDALRPLFDALRARRYELAQREHIPPFVIFSDATLWEMAAQKPLSLEAMAQIKGVGDFKLNKYGNQFIHVIESYIQNQR; this is encoded by the coding sequence ATGGCGCGGCCTATTGATATATTAAAACGATACTTCGGTTACGAGTCCTTTCGTCCCGGCCAGGAGGAGGTTATTGATACCTTGCTGGAAGGGCGGGATTGTCTGGCTATCATGCCGACAGGTGCCGGCAAGTCGATTTGTTTTCAGGTGCCCGCTCTGCTGCTGCCGGGGATTACGCTTATCGTGTCGCCTCTCATTTCCTTGATGAAGGATCAGGTCGACTCGTTGGTCAATCAGCAGATTCCGGCGACGTATATTAACAGCCAGTGTTCCTTCGACGAGGCGAAGCAGCGCTTTGCGGCCATACGGGCTGGGCGGATCAAATTAGTATACGTGTCGCCGGAACGGCTGCAGAACGAATTCTTTTCGTCCTTTATGCAGACTATGCCGATTGCAATGCTCATCATCGACGAGGCTCACTGCGTGTCGCAATGGGGCCATGATTTCCGCCCGAGCTACTGCGCCGTGAAGGAATGGCTGGCTCGGCTGCCGCGCCGTCCTGTCGTCGGGGCATTCACGGCGACGGCGACGGAAAAGGTTAAGGCCGATATGATGAATCTGCTGGGGCTGCAAAACGAACGGGTATTTATTGGCGGCTTCGACCGGCCTAATTTATATTTCCGTGTCGTATCTCCTGCAGATAAAACGATGTTTATCCTAGCGTATTTGCAGCGGCACAAGCAGGACAGCGGCATCATCTATGCGGCGACGCGCAAGGAAGTGGAGCGGCTGTACGGCGAGCTGCGCCGCCGGGGCGTGCGCGTCGGCAAGTATCACGCCGGCATGAGCGACGAAGCGCGGCGAAAGGCACAGGACGACTTTACCTATGACAACGTCGACGTCATGGTGGCGACAAACGCTTTCGGCATGGGCATCGATAAGAGCAACGTCCGCTTTGTCATCCATTACCAGATGCCGAAAAATCTGGAAAGCTACTATCAGGAAGCGGGACGGGCCGGACGAGACGGCGGACCGGGCGAGTGTATCCTGTTGTTCAGCCGGCAGGATATTATGATTCAAAAGTATCTCATTGAAATGTCCGTCCAGGATCCGCAGCAGCAGGACAAGGAGTTCCACATGCTGCAGCGCATGGTCCAGTACTGCGAAGGACGGCATTGCCTGCGCCGCTACATCTTAACGTATTTCGGCGAGGAGCCGTCGTGGCAGCGCTGCGAAAAATGCGGCAACTGCGACCAGGAGACTGTAGAAGAAGACCGAACCTTTGAAGTGCGCAACATTTGCCAGTGCGTCGACGAGCTGAAAGGGCGGTTTGGCCTGACGATGGTCTGCGATATCTTGAAGGGCAGCCAAAATGCCAAGGTCAAGCGCTACGGGTTTCAGAATAAATCGTCCTTCGGCCTGCTGCAGACCTATTCGGGACCGGAAATTCGCGATATGGTCAAGCAGGCTGTCGAAGACGGATACTTGGAGCAGTCGGAGGGAAAATATCCCGTTCTTTCCCTGACTGCGTCGGGAAGGGACGTGCTGGCCGGCAACTGTCAGGTCGTACAAGCGCGGGTCGTCGCGCCGCCGGAAGCGGAAATCGACCTTCCGAAACGGCAGGTCAAAAAGAAAGCCTCCGTTATCGACGAAGATGCCTTGCGGCCCTTATTCGACGCTTTGCGGGCCAGGCGTTACGAGTTGGCGCAGCGCGAGCATATTCCGCCCTTTGTCATCTTTTCTGACGCGACGCTGTGGGAAATGGCGGCGCAGAAGCCCCTAAGCCTGGAGGCCATGGCGCAGATCAAGGGCGTCGGCGATTTTAAGCTGAACAAGTACGGGAATCAGTTTATTCACGTTATCGAATCGTACATACAGAACCAGAGGTGA
- a CDS encoding dihydrofolate reductase, which translates to MIHMIAAVARDGGIGKDNGLLCHISADLKRFKALTMGYTIVMGRKTFESLPGLLPGRSHVVVTRQAAYGEAHDGIQVCHSVDEVCRLMADGEEYFIIGGAAMYEAFMDKADSLYLTEIDGVFPADTFFPEFDRSQWQICEREEHTAEEGKGHAFAFVHYVRK; encoded by the coding sequence ATGATACATATGATTGCTGCCGTAGCCCGCGACGGGGGCATCGGCAAGGACAACGGCTTATTATGCCATATTTCGGCTGATTTGAAGCGGTTTAAGGCGCTGACGATGGGATATACCATCGTCATGGGCCGCAAGACCTTTGAAAGCCTTCCGGGCCTGTTGCCGGGCCGGTCTCACGTTGTTGTGACGAGACAAGCCGCTTATGGCGAGGCCCATGACGGCATTCAGGTCTGCCATTCTGTCGACGAGGTCTGCCGCCTCATGGCCGACGGCGAAGAGTATTTCATTATCGGCGGCGCGGCCATGTACGAAGCGTTTATGGACAAGGCCGACAGCCTGTATTTGACAGAAATCGACGGCGTTTTTCCGGCCGATACGTTTTTTCCGGAATTCGATAGGAGCCAGTGGCAGATCTGCGAGCGGGAAGAGCATACGGCCGAAGAAGGAAAGGGGCATGCCTTCGCGTTTGTCCATTACGTCAGAAAATAG
- the fosX gene encoding FosX/FosE/FosI family fosfomycin resistance hydrolase, with protein sequence MISGVSHMTFIVQNLDKATEFFQTIFSARIVYDSGSRTFSLSRERFFLVGSLWLVIMEGPSLPEQTYNHIAFQISDGEFEAYKERLTKAGVPMREARSRIPGEGRSLYFYDYDNHLFELHTGTLEERLAAYSRRLQEEGERTEQHSSR encoded by the coding sequence ATGATTTCCGGCGTCAGCCACATGACATTTATCGTTCAGAATCTGGACAAAGCGACAGAATTTTTTCAGACCATCTTTTCCGCCCGCATCGTCTACGACAGCGGCAGCCGTACCTTTTCCCTGTCGCGGGAACGATTTTTCCTCGTCGGCTCCTTATGGCTCGTCATCATGGAAGGGCCGTCCCTGCCGGAACAAACGTACAACCACATTGCCTTCCAAATCAGCGACGGCGAGTTTGAGGCCTATAAAGAGCGGCTGACGAAGGCCGGCGTTCCCATGCGGGAGGCGCGGAGCCGCATCCCCGGCGAGGGCCGTTCCCTTTATTTTTACGACTACGACAACCACCTGTTCGAGCTTCATACGGGCACGCTGGAAGAGCGTCTGGCAGCGTACAGCCGCCGTCTTCAGGAAGAAGGAGAACGGACTGAACAGCATTCCTCTCGGTAA
- a CDS encoding ornithine carbamoyltransferase: MKHANSFAEYTADEIKGILLLAEKIKQNQKAYSHILEGKKLYTLFEKTSNRTYLSFAIGMEELGGRHYNQKWADSNFTIGDLGSEVKYVCRNVDCIMGRFKKAETTHGFMKNATVPVINGCDNTFHPTQALADMLTLYEKTGRFDVKVLYIGAKNNTYNSLSEIVAKLGGTMYGLTPFSQVMAVGGEFYDELKQTGHYVEVPTDISQADLKKIVADVDCVYTDTWVDMEFFTNPEYKEKKESIINMMMPYQINADLLEGTDTMVFHDMPIHPGFEISQDVMEAHMETILDEAENRRHAEKGLLVYLITGTLDW; encoded by the coding sequence ATGAAACACGCAAATAGTTTTGCTGAGTATACGGCAGATGAAATCAAAGGAATCTTATTGTTAGCCGAAAAAATCAAACAGAATCAGAAAGCTTATTCCCATATTCTGGAAGGCAAGAAATTATACACCTTGTTTGAAAAAACATCGAATCGGACCTACCTGTCCTTTGCTATCGGCATGGAAGAATTAGGCGGCCGTCATTACAATCAGAAATGGGCGGACAGCAATTTCACCATCGGCGATTTGGGCAGTGAGGTAAAATATGTCTGCCGCAACGTCGACTGCATCATGGGCCGGTTTAAGAAAGCCGAAACGACGCATGGCTTTATGAAGAACGCCACCGTTCCGGTCATCAACGGCTGCGACAATACGTTCCATCCGACGCAGGCCCTGGCCGACATGCTGACCCTGTATGAAAAGACGGGCCGCTTTGACGTGAAGGTACTGTACATCGGCGCGAAAAACAATACGTACAATTCCCTGAGCGAAATCGTCGCCAAGCTGGGCGGCACGATGTACGGTTTGACGCCGTTCAGCCAGGTCATGGCCGTAGGCGGCGAATTTTACGACGAATTGAAGCAGACGGGCCATTATGTCGAAGTGCCGACGGATATTTCTCAGGCCGACTTGAAAAAAATCGTCGCCGACGTAGACTGCGTATATACCGATACGTGGGTAGATATGGAATTTTTCACCAATCCCGAATATAAGGAAAAGAAAGAATCTATCATCAATATGATGATGCCGTACCAGATTAACGCGGACCTGCTCGAAGGAACGGATACGATGGTATTCCATGATATGCCCATTCATCCGGGCTTTGAAATTTCCCAGGACGTCATGGAGGCCCATATGGAAACCATTCTCGACGAAGCGGAAAATCGCCGTCACGCCGAAAAAGGGCTGCTCGTCTACTTGATTACAGGTACCTTGGACTGGTAA
- a CDS encoding thymidylate synthase, which yields MSTADTQYLNIVENILARGYYANNRTGVPTYKLPHQIMQFDLAEEFPILTTKFVAFKTAVKEILWIWQLQSNDVRELQKMNCHVWDEWMRPDGTIGKAYGYQIRKYKQVDKLLDMLRNDPQNRRMIVSLWNIEDLPDMALQPCAFQTLWDVTDGRLNCMLIQRSGDMGLGVPFNMTQYAVLIHLIAQSVGLQPGLFTHVINNAHIYENHVEALKTQLARRGEAMDAPKLVIAKDITDFYAFTPDDIALDNYRHLGKLPMEVAV from the coding sequence ATGAGCACTGCTGATACGCAGTATTTAAATATTGTAGAAAACATTTTAGCACGGGGCTATTACGCCAACAACCGCACGGGCGTACCGACATATAAGCTGCCCCATCAAATCATGCAGTTTGATTTGGCTGAAGAATTTCCCATCTTGACGACGAAATTCGTCGCCTTCAAGACGGCTGTCAAGGAAATCCTTTGGATTTGGCAGCTCCAGAGCAACGACGTGAGGGAACTGCAGAAAATGAACTGCCACGTGTGGGACGAATGGATGCGGCCCGACGGCACCATCGGCAAGGCCTACGGCTATCAGATACGGAAATACAAGCAGGTAGACAAGCTCCTCGACATGCTGCGCAACGACCCGCAGAACCGCCGCATGATCGTATCGCTGTGGAATATTGAAGACCTGCCGGATATGGCGCTGCAGCCCTGCGCCTTCCAGACGCTGTGGGACGTGACGGATGGCCGCCTGAACTGCATGCTCATCCAGCGCAGCGGCGACATGGGGTTAGGCGTGCCGTTCAACATGACGCAGTATGCCGTGCTGATTCATCTCATTGCCCAGTCCGTCGGCCTGCAGCCGGGTTTGTTTACGCACGTCATCAACAACGCCCATATTTATGAAAACCACGTAGAAGCCCTCAAAACGCAGCTGGCCCGCCGCGGCGAAGCCATGGACGCACCGAAGCTCGTCATCGCTAAGGATATTACCGACTTCTACGCCTTTACGCCCGACGATATTGCCCTGGATAATTACCGGCATTTAGGAAAGCTGCCCATGGAGGTGGCTGTGTAA
- a CDS encoding D-2-hydroxyacid dehydrogenase, whose product MRILVAMEVHEEHVRWIEEAAQGHEVVYWPVKGLVSASVSEEELAKADVIIGNVVPAQLRHARRLRWLQVSSAGADAYCKDGVMPAGAALTNATGAFGLAIAEHMTALVFAMMKKLYRYYDNQKNADWHDEGQVESVYGKTVLVIGFGDLGRQFGKRMKAMGAHVVGMRRRSGDVPTEADEMGTMDKLDEYLAKADIVASCLPNTAETYHLYTKERFDAMKKGAYFINVGRGSNVVQDDLCAAVRSGHLAGAAVDVTEPEPLPADSPMWHTPGLYVTPHVSGGYHLQATHDNIVRIAAANLRHFLAGEALENVVDFATGYKK is encoded by the coding sequence ATGAGAATTTTAGTGGCAATGGAAGTCCATGAAGAACATGTGCGTTGGATTGAAGAGGCCGCGCAGGGCCATGAGGTCGTGTATTGGCCCGTCAAGGGGCTGGTCAGCGCCAGCGTATCAGAAGAAGAATTAGCCAAGGCCGACGTTATCATCGGCAACGTTGTGCCTGCCCAGCTGCGCCATGCCCGCAGGCTGCGCTGGCTTCAGGTCAGCAGCGCCGGCGCCGACGCATACTGCAAGGACGGCGTCATGCCGGCCGGAGCGGCCCTTACGAATGCGACAGGCGCTTTCGGCCTGGCCATAGCGGAGCATATGACGGCCCTGGTTTTTGCCATGATGAAAAAGCTGTACCGATACTACGACAATCAGAAAAACGCCGACTGGCATGACGAAGGCCAGGTAGAGTCGGTATACGGAAAAACGGTCCTGGTCATTGGATTCGGCGATTTGGGCCGCCAGTTCGGCAAGCGCATGAAGGCCATGGGTGCTCATGTCGTCGGCATGCGCCGCCGTAGTGGCGACGTGCCGACTGAAGCCGATGAAATGGGTACGATGGATAAGCTGGACGAGTATCTGGCCAAGGCGGATATTGTAGCGTCGTGCCTGCCCAACACGGCGGAAACGTATCACTTGTATACGAAGGAACGCTTCGACGCCATGAAGAAGGGCGCTTATTTTATCAACGTCGGCCGGGGCAGCAACGTCGTGCAGGACGATTTGTGCGCCGCTGTCCGCAGCGGGCACTTGGCCGGCGCTGCCGTCGACGTGACGGAGCCGGAGCCGCTGCCGGCAGACAGCCCGATGTGGCACACGCCGGGGCTTTACGTTACGCCTCACGTATCGGGCGGATACCATTTGCAGGCTACGCACGACAACATCGTCCGCATTGCCGCTGCCAACCTGCGTCATTTCCTGGCCGGCGAGGCGCTGGAAAACGTCGTCGATTTCGCCACTGGATATAAGAAATAA
- a CDS encoding YigZ family protein: MTTSFITSVYGRTETEYIVKKSRFIATLAEVRSEAEAAACIEKLRKQYWDANHNCYAYQIGVDGALQKSSDDGEPSGTAGRPMLETLKKSGVTNTVVVVTRYFGGVKLGASGLIRAYSHAVTLGLQAADIADYKPYDIADVTVSYSFVSTLERMTPSFDILVADRAFSDTVTFTLQIPQERTEAFKAALIDTTNGTAHFIDKGSRTIPIIRPKNPQ; the protein is encoded by the coding sequence ATGACTACTTCTTTTATCACGTCCGTATACGGCCGGACCGAAACGGAATACATCGTAAAAAAATCCCGCTTCATCGCGACGCTGGCAGAGGTCCGCAGCGAAGCAGAAGCAGCGGCGTGCATTGAAAAACTGCGCAAGCAGTATTGGGATGCCAATCATAATTGCTACGCCTACCAAATCGGCGTCGACGGCGCCCTGCAGAAATCGAGTGACGACGGGGAGCCGTCAGGAACGGCCGGGCGGCCTATGCTGGAAACGCTGAAAAAAAGCGGCGTTACCAATACGGTCGTCGTCGTTACGCGCTACTTCGGCGGCGTCAAGCTCGGCGCCAGCGGCCTGATCCGGGCCTACAGCCACGCCGTCACCCTGGGGCTTCAGGCAGCGGATATCGCCGATTATAAGCCCTACGACATTGCCGACGTTACCGTCTCCTACTCCTTCGTCAGCACGCTGGAACGGATGACTCCGTCCTTCGATATCCTCGTCGCCGACCGCGCCTTTTCCGACACCGTAACCTTTACCCTGCAAATTCCGCAGGAACGGACGGAAGCTTTCAAAGCAGCCCTCATCGACACGACGAACGGAACGGCTCACTTTATCGATAAAGGAAGCCGGACGATACCCATTATTCGGCCGAAAAACCCGCAGTAA
- the sufU gene encoding Fe-S cluster assembly sulfur transfer protein SufU encodes MEAMNELYSDIILEHNQHQENKRLLKIYTMEERGHNPSCGDDITLQANIRDGVIVDAAYTGHGCAISQASADIMIDIIKGKSVKEALRLVDLFLEMIKRNITDEDQLEELEDAIALKNISNMPARVKCAVLAWHTLKEAVERGEIQ; translated from the coding sequence ATGGAAGCAATGAACGAGTTATATTCTGATATTATTTTAGAACATAACCAGCACCAGGAAAACAAGCGCTTGCTGAAGATCTATACGATGGAAGAACGAGGCCATAACCCGAGCTGCGGCGACGACATTACGCTGCAAGCCAATATCCGGGACGGCGTCATCGTCGATGCGGCCTACACCGGCCACGGCTGCGCTATCAGCCAGGCGTCGGCAGATATTATGATAGATATCATCAAGGGGAAATCGGTAAAGGAAGCTCTCCGCCTAGTCGATTTATTCTTGGAAATGATTAAGCGGAATATTACCGATGAAGACCAGCTGGAGGAATTGGAAGACGCCATAGCTCTTAAAAATATTTCTAATATGCCGGCCCGCGTCAAATGCGCCGTCTTAGCATGGCATACGCTGAAAGAAGCCGTCGAACGCGGCGAGATACAATAA
- a CDS encoding helix-turn-helix transcriptional regulator, whose product MTLGQEIRYYRKKKGLTQTEFGALFGMSKQAVYSWETGLYSPDISVLLRMADFFQIPICILVGRPGMFCQDDKEHESDCQYCASISEKDSRIIRAIHALPQSQQQAIETLLNIEDLSMRK is encoded by the coding sequence ATGACACTAGGACAAGAAATCAGGTATTACCGCAAGAAAAAAGGCTTGACGCAGACGGAATTCGGCGCGCTGTTCGGCATGTCCAAGCAAGCCGTGTATTCATGGGAGACGGGCTTGTATTCCCCTGACATTTCCGTATTGCTGCGAATGGCCGACTTTTTCCAAATCCCTATCTGCATCTTAGTCGGCAGGCCGGGAATGTTCTGTCAGGATGATAAGGAACACGAATCGGACTGTCAGTACTGCGCTTCGATTTCCGAAAAGGACAGCCGCATCATCCGGGCGATCCACGCCTTGCCGCAATCGCAGCAGCAAGCCATCGAAACGCTGCTGAACATCGAAGACCTGTCGATGCGGAAATAG
- a CDS encoding SufS family cysteine desulfurase: MLNVRNDFPILTKRHNGHQLVYLDNAATTQKPRQVIQAVVDFLENHNGNPHRGAHILSVEASEAYDQAREAVRRFINARSGEEVIFVRNATEGMNLIARSYGETHLQKGDKIIIPISEHHANLVTWQRVCRATGAELVYMYLDETGHFTEDDLAKIDTSAKIVAFAGVSNVLGMKVPAEKIIERAHAVGAVVVYDGAQAVPHMKVDVQALDCDFMVFSGHKMLGSAGTGVVYGKKELLNDMEPFLLGGDMIEYVQEQTTTFNVLPFKFEAGTENVEGAVALHAAIEYLERLGWEAIEEHEHALVVRALEGMKKIPHIRIIGSTDPEEKTGVIAFMIDGVHPHDAATILDSYGIAIRSGHHCAQPFGAHIGAEASNRISFYIYNTIEEVEYFLETLPLVRRQMGYKD; the protein is encoded by the coding sequence ATGCTGAATGTACGCAATGATTTTCCCATTTTAACGAAACGGCACAACGGCCATCAGCTCGTGTATCTCGACAACGCGGCGACGACGCAGAAACCGCGGCAGGTCATTCAGGCCGTCGTCGATTTTTTAGAAAACCATAACGGCAACCCCCATCGCGGCGCTCATATCCTCAGCGTCGAAGCGTCTGAAGCCTATGATCAGGCGCGGGAAGCCGTGCGCCGGTTCATCAACGCCCGCAGCGGCGAAGAAGTCATTTTCGTACGCAATGCGACGGAAGGGATGAATCTCATCGCTCGGAGTTACGGCGAAACGCACTTGCAAAAGGGAGATAAAATTATCATCCCTATTTCAGAGCACCATGCCAACCTCGTGACATGGCAGCGGGTCTGCCGTGCGACCGGCGCGGAGCTGGTATATATGTATCTCGACGAAACAGGTCATTTTACGGAAGACGATTTGGCTAAGATTGATACATCTGCTAAAATCGTAGCCTTCGCCGGCGTCAGCAATGTGTTGGGCATGAAGGTGCCGGCTGAAAAAATCATTGAACGAGCCCACGCTGTTGGAGCCGTCGTCGTGTATGACGGCGCGCAGGCGGTGCCGCATATGAAAGTCGACGTACAGGCGCTGGACTGTGATTTCATGGTTTTTTCCGGACACAAGATGCTCGGCTCTGCCGGTACGGGCGTCGTCTACGGCAAAAAAGAACTTCTTAATGACATGGAACCCTTCCTGCTGGGCGGGGACATGATCGAATATGTACAGGAACAAACGACGACCTTCAACGTATTGCCTTTTAAATTTGAAGCCGGCACGGAAAACGTCGAAGGCGCCGTGGCCCTCCATGCGGCCATTGAGTATCTCGAACGCTTGGGCTGGGAGGCTATTGAAGAACACGAACATGCCTTAGTCGTCCGGGCTTTGGAGGGGATGAAGAAGATTCCGCACATCCGCATTATCGGCAGTACGGACCCGGAAGAAAAGACCGGCGTCATCGCCTTCATGATAGACGGCGTCCATCCCCACGACGCGGCGACAATTCTTGACAGCTACGGCATCGCTATCCGTTCCGGCCATCACTGCGCCCAGCCTTTCGGCGCTCATATCGGCGCGGAAGCGTCGAACCGCATCAGCTTCTACATCTATAATACGATAGAAGAAGTAGAGTATTTCCTGGAAACGCTGCCCTTAGTGCGCAGGCAGATGGGCTACAAGGACTGA